From one Vanessa tameamea isolate UH-Manoa-2023 chromosome 9, ilVanTame1 primary haplotype, whole genome shotgun sequence genomic stretch:
- the LOC113402899 gene encoding developmentally-regulated GTP-binding protein 2 produces the protein MGILEKISEIEKEIARTQKNKATEYHLGLLKAKLAKYRSQLLEPSKKGGDKGEGFDVLKSGDARVALIGFPSVGKSTLLSTLTHTHSEAASYEFTTLTCIPGVIEYRGANIQLLDLPGIIEGAAQGKGRGRQVIAVARTADLVLMMLDATKPYVHRQLLERELESVGIRLNKNKPNIYFKIKKGGGLSFNSTCQLTKVDEKMVQMILHEYKIFNAEVLFREDCTPDELIDVILGNRVYLPCLYVYNKIDQISIQEVDRIARQAHSVVVSCNMKLNLDYLLETLWEYLSLIRVYTKKPGQPPDFDDGLILRRGVSIEHVCHSIHRSLAAQLKYALVWGTSTKYSPQRVGLAHAVHDQDVVQLIKK, from the exons ATGGGTATTTTAGAAAAGATATCTGAAATTGAGAAAGAAATAGCAAGGACCCAGAAGAATAAAG caaCTGAATATCATTTGGGTTTATTAAAAGCTAAATTAGCTAAATATAGATCCCAGTTACTTGAACCATCTAAAAAAGGTGGTGATAAAGGGGAGGGTTTTGATGTGCTCAAATCAGGTGATGCTCGAGTAGCTCTTATAGGATTCCCATCAGTTGGTAAG tcaACCCTCTTGTCCACGCTGACGCACACGCACTCAGAAGCTGCTAGTTATGAGTTCACAACGTTGACGTGTATTCCTGGAGTTATTGAATATCGCGGTGCAAATATACAACTGCTCGACTTGCCCGGTATCATAGAAGGTGCCGCTCAGGGCAAGGGTAGAGGGCGACAG GTGATAGCGGTCGCCCGTACAGCTGATTTGGTGCTGATGATGTTGGATGCGACCAAACCGTACGTGCATCGGCAGCTGTTGGAGCGAGAACTGGAAAGTGTGGGCATCAGACTGAATAAGAACAAGCCCAATATATACTTTAAG ATTAAGAAAGGCGGCGGACTGTCCTTTAACTCAACGTGTCAACTCACTAAAGTAGATGAGAAAATGGTGCAGATGATACTGCAcgagtataaaatattcaatgctGAG GTGCTATTCCGCGAGGACTGCACTCCGGACGAGCTGATCGACGTGATCCTCGGTAACCGCGTGTACCTGCCGTGCCTCTACGTGTACAACAAAATCGATCAGATCTCCATACAGGAGGTCGACCGGATAGCGCGCCAGGCGCACTCCGTGGTCGTCAG TTGTAACATGAAGCTGAACTTGGACTACCTCCTGGAGACACTCTGGGAATATTTATCTCTTATCAGAGTCTACACCAAGAAGCCCGGTCAACCTCCAGACTTTGACGATGGACTTATTTTAAgaagg GGCGTGTCCATCGAACACGTGTGCCACTCGATCCACCGCTCGCTGGCGGCGCAGCTGAAGTACGCGCTGGTGTGGGGCACGAGCACCAAGTACTCCCCGCAGCGCGTGGGGCTGGCGCACGCCGTGCACGACCAGGACGTCGTGCAGCTCATCAAGAAGTAG
- the LOC113402900 gene encoding probable RNA-binding protein 46, with translation MPSVKHYSSSEVNQYELSSRLLSLTENNTSYTLTQINGQRIYRKAPHAWSGPEPSRNCEVFIGRIPHDCFEDTLVPLFRQAGELFEFRLMINFSGWNRGYAFAMYTTEAEAGNAIRMFNNYMIRPSWQLGVCPSINNCRIFISRIPPTTPTAEIIRLLYALTDEVQEVRVRRGAASCAAIVEYRSHRGAAMARKALVAAAAAAWGCGARPAVDWSLPQSPQLLRQYREIGRWSPERGVELSRVDDEGAATSVAASPGSGGSYSLERWSAARRLRMIREAQRAAQPQTPPSHSASLDWSSQLHSMESLVSSMSTLGMSEARVWSPPAAPPQRDFNPWTTRYPLGEFMTPARGHQ, from the exons atgccaTCCGTTAAGCATTATTCGTCAAGTGAAGTAAATCAATATGAATTATCATCAAGATTATTATCCTTAACAGAAAATAACACATCTTATACACTAACACAAATAAATGGTCAAAGAATTTACAGAAAGGCTCCTCATGCTTGGAGTGGCCCTGAACCTTCAAGGAATTGTGAG gtcTTTATTGGACGCATTCCCCACGATTGCTTCGAGGACACGCTTGTACCTCTATTTCGACAGGCAGGCGAACTGTTTGAATTTCGTCTGATGATCAATTTCTCCGGCTGGAATAGAGG gtATGCTTTCGCGATGTACACCACGGAGGCAGAGGCGGGAAATGCTATACGCATGTTCAACAATTACATGATCAGGCCTTCTTGGCAATTGG GCGTTTGTCCATCGATCAATAACTGTCGCATATTCATATCCCGCATCCCACCGACCACCCCCACGGCGGAGATCATTCGCTTGTTGTACGCGCTGACGGACGAGGTGCAAGAGGTTCGCGTGCGACGTGGCGCCGCATCTTGCGCCGCCATCGTGGAGTACCGCTCGCACCGCGGCGCAGCTATGGCGCGCAAGGCGCTGGTGGCAGCGGCGGCGGCAGCCTGGGGCTGTGGCGCGCGACCCGCCGTAGACTGGTCACTGCCACAGTCCCCCCAGTTGCTGCGACAGTATAGAGag ATCGGTCGCTGGAGCCCCGAACGCGGCGTGGAGCTGTCCCGCGTGGACGACGAGGGCGCGGCGACGAGCGTGGCGGCGTCGCCGGGCTCGGGCGGCTCGTACTCGCTGGAGCGCTGGTCGGCGGCGCGCCGCCTGCGCATGATCCGGGAGGCGCAACGCGCCGCGCAGCCGCAAACGCCGCCCTCGCATTCCGCATCTTTGGA CTGGTCGAGTCAGTTGCATAGCATGGAGTCGCTGGTGTCGTCCATGTCCACGCTGGGTATGTCGGAGGCGCGCGTGTGGTCACCGCCAGCCGCACCGCCGCAGCGGGATTTCAACCCGTGGACCACGCGATACCCTCTCGGGGAGTTCATGACGCCCGCTCGGGGCCACCAGTGA
- the LOC113402898 gene encoding endonuclease III-like protein 1 yields the protein MPRKNANSIEAVGNIVKKCTKVSKEIVSENVKESDDLCAKPKHVLDLNQFKFEKKPPIKIEFENDSPGKEKGKGLWEPNNWKDFLINLRIMRSNNDAPVDTMGCHMSMDENAPPKVIRYQSLISLMLSSQTKDQVTFAAMERLRARGLTIDNVLKMSDEELGKLIYPVGFWKTKVKYIKKTTQTLKDQYDGDIPDTADKLCKLTGVGPKMAHICMKVAWNKVTGIGVDTHVHRISNRIGWVKKPTATPEDTRKSLQTWLPFDLWSEVNHLMVGFGQTICLPVGPMCHECLNRDICPSRDKGRKSPNKKSPNKKSPKVLKEVKAEKLDYVLPTLLKDFEETPTEPNKSNIDIKIKTENSVTENLASEIKDTKVDIELSKKSVAGQNVLKRKSPRTAKQNIKSKKEA from the exons atgcctCGCAAAAATGCTAACTCAATAGAAGCTGTCggaaatatagttaaaaaatgtactaaagTGTCTAAAGAAATAGTTTCAGAAAATGTTAAAGAATCTGATGATTTATGCGCTAAACCTAAGCATGTTTTAGAtttgaatcaatttaaatttgagaaGAAACCAcctataaaaattgaatttgaaaatgacTCCCCAGGCAAGGag aaaggAAAAGGTTTATGGGAGCCAAACAATTGGAAAGacttcttaataaatttaagaattatGAGATCAAATAATGATGCACCTGTGGATACTATGGGATGTCACATGAGTATGGATGAAAATGCACCACCCaaa GTCATAAGGTACCAGAGTTTAATATCACTAATGTTGTCAAGTCAGACAAAAGATCAAGTGACATTTGCTGCCATGGAACGTCTCCGGGCCAGAGGTCTCACAATTGACAATGTGCTGAAAATGAGTGATGAAGAACTTGGTAAACTCATTTATCCGGTTGGATTTTGGAAG ACAAAagtgaaatacataaaaaagacaacacaaacattaaaagACCAGTATGATGGGGACATACCAGACACAGCTGACAAACTTTGTAAACTGACAGGTGTTGGACCAAAAATGGCTCACATCTGCATGAAGGTTGCATGGAATAAAGTTACAGGAATtg GTGTAGACACACATGTCCACAGAATAAGCAATCGAATAGGTTGGGTGAAGAAACCCACTGCTACACCAGAAGACACCCGTAAATCATTACAAACTTGGCTGCCATTTGATTTGTGGAGTGAAGTCAACCATTTAATGGTAGGCTTTGGGCAAACAATATGTTTACCTGTGGGGCCAATGTGTCACGAGTGTTTAAACAGAGATATTTGTCCTTCAAGAGATAAAGGAAGAAAATCACCCAATAAGAAGTCACCGAATAAGAAATCACCAAAGGTTTTAAAAGAAGTAAAAGCTGAAAAACTTGATTATGTTTTACCAACTTTATTAAAGGATTTTGAAGAAACCCCAACAGAGCCAAATAAAAGcaacatagatataaaaataaaaactgaaaattcTGTTACCGAAAACTTAGCCTCAGAAATAAAAGATACTAAAGTTGATATTGAGTTATCTAAAAAATCTGTGGCTGGACAAAATGTGTTAAAACGGAAGTCACCAAGAACAgccaaacaaaacataaaatcgaAAAAAGAGGCTTAA
- the LOC113402902 gene encoding nucleolar protein 12 translates to MGKKRNKNNENKRKISLVFDETKRKDFLCGFRKRKLERKKKAQEDLQRMLKEEKRRIKQENKESYKKLVVSSRPIPDIEQLLQEEYEDEDVNVKIVELSSDTLQKKDIVIGENRPKEAVEKKVKAKMKVDLSKEILGMASIEQNESEVAESEEEDDDEDLKSKKDVKKILKKQATKKLQKSKVFQMKTKLDRIQNKKTHKKKAKTDQRKEKSKKKNHRKIKN, encoded by the exons ATGGGCaagaaacgaaataaaaataatgaaaacaagCGAAAAATTAGTTTGGTTTTTGATGAAACTAaaagaaa ggaTTTCTTATGCGGATTTCGTAAAAGAAAATTGGAAAGAAAAAAGAAAGCACAAGAGGATCTACAGAGAATGTTAAAAGAGGAAAAGCGACGCATAAAACAAGag aataaggAATCATACAAAAAACTTGTGGTATCCAGCCGTCCTATACCTGATATTGAGCAGCTGCTTCAAGAAGAATATGAAGATGAAGATGTGAATGTTAAAATTGTAGAACTTTCTTCTGATACACTTCAAAAGAAAGATATTGTCATTGGGGAAAACAGACCGAAGGAAGCTGtggaaaaaaaagtaaaagcaaAAATGAAAGTTGATCTTAGTAAAGAAATTCTTGGGATGGCTTCCATTGAACAAAATGAATCTGAAGTTGCAGAGTCTGAAGAagaggatgatgatgaagatTTAAAGTCCAAAAaggatgttaaaaaaatattaaagaaacaagCAACTAAGAAACTGCAAAAAAGCAAAGTATTTCAGATGAAAACTAAGTTAGATaggatacaaaataaaaaaactcataaaaaGAAAGCAAAAACAGATCAAAGGAAAGAAaaatctaagaaaaaaaatcacaggaaaattaaaaattga
- the LOC113402901 gene encoding ER membrane protein complex subunit 3 — protein sequence MAELLLDPKIRLWVFLPIVIITFLVGIVRHYVSIILSSQKKIEIIQVQDSQVMIRARLLRENGKYLPRQSFAMRRHWFNNEDTGYFKVQKRAAASQNPMTDPGMMTDMLKGNVTNVLPMIVIGGWINWMFSGFLTTKVPFPLTLRFKPMLQRGVELAYLDASWVSSASWYFLNVFGLRTIYTLVLGENNAADQSKVMQEQMSGAAMAMPPDPKAAFKAEWEALEITEHRWALATAEADLLVNEAKEQ from the exons atggcaGAGTTATTATTGGATCCGAAAATACGTTTATGGGTATTTTTACCCATTgtgattataacatttttggtTGGAATTGTTAGACATTATGTATCGATTATATTATCATCACAGAAGAAGATAGAAATAATCCAAGTTCAggatag TCAAGTGATGATTCGTGCTCGGCTACTGCGTGAGAACGGCAAGTATTTGCCGAGACAGTCCTTCGCAATGAGACGACATTGGTTCAACAATGAGGATACGGGATATTTCAAAGTTCAAAAACGGGCAGCAGCTTCACAA AACCCCATGACTGACCCAGGTATGATGACTGATATGTTGAAGGGTAATGTTACAAATGTACTACCAATGATTGTCATTGGTGGTTGGATTAATTGGATGTTCAGTGGATTCTTAACAA CGAAAGTACCATTTCCACTGACTCTTCGCTTCAAGCCCATGTTGCAACGTGGTGTGGAACTGGCCTATCTTGATGCATCCTGGGTCTCATCAGCTTCATGGtactttttaaatgtctttGGTCTACGCACAATTTATACACTTGTACTTGGAGAGAATAATG ctGCAGATCAATCAAAAGTGATGCAGGAGCAAATGTCAGGAGCAGCAATGGCCATGCCCCCTGATCCTAAAGCTGCATTCAAAGCTGAGTGGGAAGCTTTAGAGATCACCGAGCACCGCTGGGCTCTTGCCACGGCAGAGGCTGACTTGCTTGTTAATGAAGCAAAGGAACAATAA
- the LOC135193424 gene encoding uncharacterized protein LOC135193424 — protein sequence MFNSFSINTQELQTRSIEELELAYEDEKNSMIAITETDETFYDDFYDEVDNRIKIENSMDIIFFGPSSSFSRIDPETILHILINIKKHLIPISRALLAWDIVTDGKTAAFLQGREFLAFGSLLNVIPEEDLYYVNFGDPSVHKYFSKNNIDLSKRKIGILAAAYRRYYGNSWYKSGSEINELGYLLCGFPSNDLRRISPVTFKELTFDVLSKLGRCNPEQTKTLYDIAIHPNAYGEPYTWSSHEVGRLNTLFTCVPKQKISSIQLEAITAISPNVMKLMKQNKLNFFTKPQILRMNQKTRRIYILRMQLKNSLDTSQIAKKGIQNIKTNILLKFVVTLVLLAIIQ from the exons ATGTTTAATTCATTCAGTATTAATACTCAAGAGCTTCAAACTAGATCTATAGAGGAATTGGAGTTAGCTTATGAGGACGAAAAGAATTCTATGATTGCAATAACAGAAACTG ACGAAACTTTCTATGATGACTTTTATGATGAAGTAgataacagaataaaaattgaaaactcAATGGATATTATCTTTTTTGGACCATCCAGCTCATTTTCGAGGATCGATCCTGAGACAATACTgcacatattaattaatataaagaaacatttaatacCAATATCAAGAGCGTTATTAGCATGGGATATTGTTACCG ATGGAAAAACTGCAGCATTTTTACAAGGCAGAGAGTTTTTGGCATTTGGAAGTCTTTTAAATGTCATACCGGAAGAAGATCTATACTATGTTAATTTTGGTGACCCATCTGTTCACAAGTACTTTTCGAAGAATAATATAGACTTAAGCAAGCGCAAG attggCATTTTAGCTGCAGCTTATAGGCGTTACTATGGTAATAGCTGGTATAAAAGTGGTTCTGAAATTAATGAATTGGGATATCTATTGTGTGGATTCCCTTCGAATGATCTTAGAAGAATATCACCCGTAACATTTAAAGAACTTACATTTGATGTCTTGAGCAAACTTGGTCGATGTAATCCTGAACAAACAAAG ACTTTATATGATATTGCTATACATCCGAATGCTTACGGGGAGCCATATACATGGTCTTCACATGAAGTTGGCCGATTAAATACCTTGTTTACGT gCGTTCCTAAGCAAAAAATAAGTTCTATACAATTGGAAGCGATCACAGCCATTAGTCCAAATGTAATGAAACTAATGAAAcagaataaattgaatttttttactaaacCACAGATACTGAGAATGAATCAAAAAACGcgaagaatttatattttacgtatgcaattaaaaaatagcCTAGATACTAGTCAAATAGCTAAAAAaggtattcaaaatattaaaacaaatatcctTTTAAAATTCGTAGTTACCCTAGTACTACTtgcaattatacaataa